A region of Streptomyces sp. R44 DNA encodes the following proteins:
- a CDS encoding CAP domain-containing protein — MRHHDRPGQPEERDPTDRFASPRPSAAGRHRRTGGTRRHVPRRPSFRTAVTLGGAAAVVLTVATGMYVATPATGTTATAAAAPDRPTAAAGKAARFVRDVVELANAEREKAGCDPLRSEGHLRAAAQGHADDMAARDYYEHHSPEGRDAGDRITGAGYAWSTWGENIHRGPKTPARAMADWMDSPGHRANILNCSFKDIGVGVTLAANGPWWVQDFGARR, encoded by the coding sequence ATGCGGCACCACGACCGTCCCGGCCAGCCCGAAGAGCGCGACCCCACCGACCGCTTCGCGAGCCCTCGGCCTTCCGCCGCGGGCAGGCACCGGAGAACGGGCGGGACGCGGCGGCACGTTCCGCGCCGGCCGTCGTTCCGTACCGCCGTCACCCTCGGCGGAGCCGCGGCCGTGGTGCTCACGGTGGCGACCGGGATGTACGTGGCCACTCCCGCGACCGGCACGACGGCCACCGCGGCCGCCGCCCCGGACCGGCCGACGGCGGCCGCCGGGAAGGCCGCCCGGTTCGTGCGGGACGTCGTGGAGCTCGCCAACGCCGAGCGCGAGAAGGCCGGTTGCGACCCGCTCCGCTCCGAGGGGCACCTGCGGGCCGCCGCGCAGGGGCACGCCGACGACATGGCCGCCCGCGACTACTACGAGCACCACAGCCCGGAGGGCCGGGACGCGGGCGACCGGATCACCGGCGCCGGGTACGCGTGGTCGACCTGGGGCGAGAACATCCACCGCGGACCGAAGACCCCGGCCCGGGCCATGGCGGACTGGATGGACAGTCCCGGCCACCGGGCGAACATCCTCAACTGCTCCTTCAAGGACATCGGCGTCGGGGTGACCCTCGCCGCCAACGGCCCCTGGTGGGTGCAGGACTTCGGAGCCAGACGCTGA
- a CDS encoding sigma-70 family RNA polymerase sigma factor codes for MHSDERRTTALVKAARAGDADARDTLVRDHLPLVHNIVGRALDGHADTDDIVQETMVRALDGLTGLRDPSRFRSWLVAIAMNGIRRRWQERRRGPVPGLDRAAELADPAGDFTELTILRLGLSGQRRDVARATRWLDEDDAELLALWWLEAAGELTRAELAEGLGVTPAHAAVRVQRMRERLDTGRAVVRALDAMPPCPELTEMLTAWDGRPSPLWRKRIARHLRGCAACASRATGRSGLAPVEGLLVGIGLVPPLTVAAKLADAPAVEYTAYAETPSVRGGRWTPLRRATVAGVAAVAVLGAVALLVPPRPEARARPERPLAGPPATTAPATVSPSPVATVAAPAPTTAAPTPRRTPRPTPAADPGERVTALVNRLRAKAGCAPLRTDPRLVEAARGYARDMVARGFYGHSSPEGEFADARITAAGYDWSAWAENLARGAADPESVVEDWQDGAMHEQNMLDCRYRDTGVASVPGPSGRIWVQKLAAPAS; via the coding sequence ATGCACAGCGACGAGCGACGCACCACCGCGCTGGTCAAGGCGGCCAGGGCGGGTGACGCGGACGCCAGGGACACCCTGGTCCGCGACCATCTTCCGCTCGTCCACAACATCGTCGGCCGGGCCCTCGACGGCCACGCCGACACGGACGACATCGTCCAGGAGACGATGGTCCGCGCCCTCGACGGCCTCACCGGCCTCCGCGACCCGTCGCGCTTCCGGTCCTGGCTCGTCGCCATCGCCATGAACGGCATACGGCGCCGCTGGCAGGAACGCCGTCGGGGGCCCGTCCCCGGCCTCGACCGGGCCGCGGAGCTCGCGGACCCGGCCGGGGACTTCACCGAGCTCACCATCCTCCGCCTCGGCCTCTCCGGGCAGCGCCGCGACGTGGCCCGCGCGACCCGCTGGCTCGACGAGGACGACGCCGAACTCCTCGCGCTGTGGTGGCTGGAGGCCGCCGGCGAACTCACCCGCGCCGAGCTCGCCGAAGGCCTCGGCGTCACCCCGGCGCACGCCGCCGTCCGCGTCCAGCGGATGAGGGAACGCCTCGACACCGGACGCGCGGTGGTCCGCGCCCTGGACGCGATGCCGCCCTGCCCGGAGCTCACCGAGATGCTCACGGCCTGGGACGGCCGGCCCTCCCCGCTCTGGCGCAAGCGGATCGCCCGCCATCTGCGCGGCTGCGCCGCCTGCGCCTCCCGCGCGACCGGCCGCAGCGGACTCGCCCCCGTCGAGGGCCTCCTCGTCGGCATCGGCCTCGTGCCGCCGCTCACCGTCGCGGCGAAGCTCGCGGACGCACCCGCGGTGGAGTACACGGCGTACGCGGAGACCCCTTCCGTACGGGGCGGCCGCTGGACCCCCCTCCGCCGCGCCACCGTCGCCGGCGTCGCGGCCGTCGCAGTCCTCGGAGCCGTCGCCCTCCTCGTACCGCCGCGGCCCGAGGCACGGGCCAGGCCCGAGCGGCCCCTCGCCGGGCCCCCGGCGACGACCGCCCCGGCCACGGTCTCCCCGAGCCCGGTGGCCACCGTCGCCGCCCCCGCGCCGACCACCGCCGCCCCCACACCCCGGCGCACCCCGCGCCCGACACCGGCCGCCGACCCGGGGGAGCGGGTCACCGCGCTCGTCAACCGCCTCCGGGCGAAGGCCGGTTGCGCCCCGCTGCGCACCGACCCCCGGCTCGTCGAGGCGGCCCGCGGCTACGCCCGGGACATGGTCGCGCGCGGCTTCTACGGGCACAGCAGCCCCGAGGGCGAGTTCGCGGACGCGCGGATCACCGCCGCCGGATACGACTGGAGTGCCTGGGCCGAGAACCTGGCGCGCGGCGCGGCCGACCCGGAGAGCGTCGTCGAGGACTGGCAGGACGGGGCGATGCACGAGCAGAACATGCTGGACTGCCGGTACCGGGACACCGGCGTCGCGTCGGTGCCCGGTCCGAGCGGACGGATCTGGGTGCAGAAACTGGCCGCCCCCGCCTCCTGA